AGGCCATATTAGCAGAGCTTGCAGAAACAAAGCAAGAGGAAGCCAAGACACGTCTCCAAGTGGGAAAGGGAAACgtcaatttacttctaatgacACCCGCAGTGCTCTTCACATAGCAGAAGGGGGCGATACaggaacaaacaaagaaacagaagagATGTACACAATCTACAGTATAGTGAACATGGATATTCCAAAAGTAGATCCCTTTACCATGAAGCTTGATGTAAATGGAAAGCATGTAGAATTTGAAGTGGATACTGGCTGTAGTGTTACCATAATGAGCCAAGCAGCTTATTCTAAATTATGGAACAACAAACAAGCACCGGCATTAGGAAAGtgcacaattaaattaaaaacatacacagGCCAGCTGGTGGATACTTTAGGAGCAGCTGTAGTGACAGTGACATACAAAGAAAAAGTCAACAAATTACCATTAGTGGTGGTGGCTACTTCAGGGCCAAATTTACTAGGCAGAGGGTGGCTTTCAAAGTTAGAAATGGATTGGAGAGTGTTACATCAATTGACACAAACAAGCTGTCAGAGGCTATGTGATGTGTTAGAAGTGCATGGAACTGTGTTTAAAGAGGAACTGGGCACCTTACAGGGAGCAAAAGCAAAAATATACGTTGACAGCAACACCAACCCCCGATTTTTCAAACCCAGATCAGTCCCCTATGCCATGAAGCCTAAAGTGGAAGCGGAGCTGGAACGACTGTCAAAGGAGAAGATTATAGAACCtgtgcagttttcaaactgggcaGCGCCTATTGTACCTGTCTTGAAACCGGATGGATCTGTGCGTATTTGTGGGGATTATAAACTCACTGTAAATAGAGTGTCCAAACTGGAGCAGTATCCAATCCCCAAGATTGAGGATTTATTTGCCATCCTGGCAGGGGGAGAGAGATTCACTAAACTAGACATGAGTCATGCATACCAACAGGTTGTATTAGATGAGGGGTCCAAGGAGTATGTGACCATAAATACCCATAAAGGACTGTTTAGATATAATCGGCTTCCCTTTGGTGTTTCTTCAGCACCTGCTATATTCCAGAGGACTATGGAGGGGTTGTTGCAGGGGATCCCTAACGTGGCCATATACCTAGATGATATCTTGGTCACAGGAAGCACAGAAAAGGAACACCTCCAGAGTTTGACAACAGTGTTAAGCAGGCTGGAAGCTGCAGGTCTGCGCCTTAAACGGAGTAAGTGTACTTTCCTCGAGAAAGAAGTGGTATTTCTAGGACACAAAATAGATGCCACAGGTTTGCACCCGGTGCAAGACAAAGTCAGGGCAATACAACAGGCCCCAGCTCCTAAGAATGTAACAGAATTAAAAGCATATCTGGGACTAttgaattattataataaattccTTCCCAGGGTATCAACACTGTTGACAGCCCTATATGTACTGTTACGCAAAGATGTGAAATGGATGTGGGGAGCTAAACAACAAGAAGCCTTTGAAGCATCAAAGAAACTGTTACAGTCATCGGATGTGCTAGTCCACTATGATGCAACTAAAGAGCTGATCTTGTCCTGCGATGCTTCACCATATGGAGTAGGGGCTGTTCTGTCGCACCGTATGCCTGAGGGGGTAGAAAAACCAATTGGATTTGTATCCAGAACATTGACAGAGGCAGAAAAGAATTACTCTCAGCTGGACAAAGAAGGTTTAGGAGTGATATTTGGAGTACAAAAGTTCCACAATTACATATATGGTCGACATTTTACAATCTGTACAGACCATAAGCCATTGATCACCCTATTAAATGAGATGAAAGCTGTTCCACAGATGGCATCACCCAGAATCCAGAGATGGGCAGTAACCTTAAGAGCATACGAATATACAATTCAGTATAAGCCCGGAAAAGATCATGGTAATGCAGATGCTTTTAGTCGCCTTCCGTTGCCAGAAAGCCCACCAGCAGGAAGGACTGAAGACAGAGTATTATTGATGGACCACTTGGACATGCCCCCGGTAACTGCATCACAAATTAGGGCGTGGATAGGGAAGGACCCAGTGCTGGCGAGAGTACGAGAATATGTGCTCAGAGGTTGGCCGGCACGAGTACATGAAACAGAGATGAGGCCCTTCTTTTCCAGAAAAGACGAATTGAGCGTACTAGATGGTTGCATACTCTGGGCAGCCAGGATGGTTATACCAAAACCAGGCCGAGTGCAAATCTTGAATCAGTTACACCAGGCTCACCCTGGGTCTACACGCATGAAAGGTCTAGCTCGAAGCTACGTTTGGTGGCCAAAAATAGACGAAGACATTGAAATGCAAATCAAAACTTGTGAAACATGCCAAATACACCAGAAAGCTCCAGCTCAAGCACCACTGCATCCTTGGGAGTGGCCCGATAAACCATGGAGAAGACTACATATCGATTATGCAGGCCCATTCCTAGGAAAAATGTTCCTAGTGATAATAGACGCACATTCAAAATGGATAGATGTTTACCCTTCCAATACATCGACAGCTTCAGCAACAATAGAGAAACTTCGTCACAGCTTCAGTACACATGGATTACCAGAAACCATAGTGTCGGACAATGGCACTGCTTTCCTCAGTTCAGAGTTTCAAGGCTTTATGAAAGCAAATGGCATTAGCCATGTAACAACAGCGCCTTACCATCCCGCATCTAATGGTTTAGCAGAGAGGGCTGTGCAAACTGTGAAAGAATATTTGAAGAAAACACCAGGAAACACTGTGGAAGTAAAATTGGCCAGAGCGTTGTTTAGTTACAGGATTACACCACAATCAACAACAGGCTTGTCTCCGGCCGAAATGCTCATGGGAAGAAAATTACGATCTACACTGGATCTTCTACAGCCTGACTTAAAAAGGAAAATTCAGAAGAGACAACTGCGAGTCAAAGAAAGACATGACAAACATGCCAAGCTCAGAACATTTGAGCGAGGAGATCTGGTTTATGTCAGGAACTTTGGACCAGGGGAAAGGTGGATTTCAGCGATCGTGCAAGATTCAACAGGTCCTGTTTCATATACTGCTAAATTAGGAAATGGACAAATAGTGAGACGCCATGTGGATCAAGtccgagagagagaaaaaaaatacacccCTGAGGAAAGTCCAGCAGTTATTCCAATAGACCAAGAGATAACTACAGGAAGCCAACATTGAGAAGCAACAACTCTCAAAATCGTTCCTAAACTCATCGTTGAGAGCTAGTGACGTGCAGCATTGGCTCAATGCTAATTCAACGAACTCACCGACTCTCAGAGCTGGTGAGCTGCTCAACAGAAAGATGGCAACACCCACAAAAATTATGAATGGGATTTAAATGTAGATACTGATACCGCAATCCGCCGTCAAAACGGTAATTGTtaatatacacacagacacacacacacatatatatatatatataattattttatttatgtattattgtataacaaataaaacacagcaaatatgACAACGTAACTACAACCTATATGTAtactcatttactatccatgatacttttacttgcattagtaaaggaatagtatattgcattggctgcatcaaatgtaacaagctatatattggtgaaacaaaacgacgcttggctgatagcttcgtggaacatctgagaagtatacaaattaacacctctacctttcctgtcaccagacattttaacagaaatgaccacactatagaagacatcacaatttgttggatggttcaatgctatggaactaatgctgtcaggaaacaaaaggaatgtgaacttattttcaaactaggcactttggagccatttggaatgaacatcatcatcattatcatcatcatcatcatcatcatcatcatcatcatcatcaacattgtggaattttgtttaaaagactacttgtttgttttttatcaacttcttaaagcactgtttttttgtttttttgtattcagccgatgaaggacttgtagtctgaaatgtcctgataattgatttgtaatcaattattctacctttttaagtacctgaaatatccttttctttttttcttttttcttattgatcattttgatGCAcatcagttttcctttttctcaagctctaaagtatacatggaacatttctaaacaaatttctttcttagacattaccatcacggtttctaattgtaccatcaatactacaatcttctacaaagaaacagactctcattcatatctaagatacgactcctcacatcccaaagcttgtcgcaactccattccatactcccaattactaagactgagacgcatctgcagtgatgatagtgattttgtgaataaaacaaatgacatgtgtgcatttttcagaaactgtggttttccagacactatacttagagaagctcagttaagagtatcgacaataaacagaaaggatgccttgtacaaaaccaaaacacagaataccaacaatccaaaaagaccaaaaaagtacaacacatcatacaaagaaattttagcattcttcaagatgatccttctgcagctcctattttcaataaccctcctctaatgtcatacagaagagacaaaaatctaagagagcatctggtccacagtaacattcaaCCCAATCTGGACAGacttaagggtacgtttccatgcaataggtcacgttgtgcaacttgtaaatacattcacagcaacacagtagttaagggagcaaaatcctcatttactatccatgatacttttacttgcattggTAAAGGagtagtatattgcattggctgcatcaaatgtaacaagctatatattggtgaaacaaaacgacgcttggctgatcgcttcgtggaacatctaagaagtatacgaattaacacctctacctttcctgtagccagacattttaacagaaatgaccacactatagaagacatcacaatttgtgggatggttcaatgctatggaactaatgctgttaggaaacaaaaggaatgtgaacttattttcaaactaggcactttggagccatttggctccaacaaatgtgtccaggccattttagaatatctttgtagaataagcaataattcatctcttttcacagcttctttgttttattctatgacataccaaaggcatgcaagtatacatgataaaatagcttttaatttcatcacttttcaggaggaatgaagcattatttcaatgagctgtaagggtaccaacaaatttgagcacgtctgtatatagatataaatatatgcagcatatttaatacaaacttgtatttaagattttgtaaGATTCTTTTTAAAAACTGGAGGCCGATATGCAGAATCATTCTcttttgagctaatatatatatatatatatatatatatatattaggggtgcaccgatacaTCGGTTGGTTATCGGATCGGCACCGATAAAGGGGGAAATAACATTATCAGCTATCGACTATTTATAGCCGATAATGTTTACCGATATTTATGCCATGACGTATAAACCGTGAGACAAGAATATATTCGCTATAGTGTGTAAGGTGTGCTCTCTGTCAGTTGTAAGTATGTCTAAATTAAGGAGTACAGTTTGGAATTTTTTTAAAGTGCCTGTAAAGAACTCCAAAACAGCTGATTGCAAGCTATGTGGTGCAAATATTTCACGTGGTGGCAACAGCGGTAAAGATTTCAACACAACGAACTTAATTCATCACCTCAAGATGCGCTATGCCCCTGAATACAAGGACTACTTAAAGGCTACGGAAAAAAAGAGGGGGAGGAAAGAGCTGCGCTGAAGCAATTACATGAAACACTAAAAAACTGGAAGTGAGGATGCCAGGGCTAAAGAAATTACAAACCGTTTAATGGAATTTATAGCTCTGGATGATCAGCCGTTTTCCGTTGTACAAGATACTGGATTTTGCCGTCTCATTGAATGCCTGGAGCCTCGTTACACACTGCCCATTAGAAAGTTTATGTCTGAGACTGCACTTCCTGAGCTCTacagtgttgttttaaaacaaatacagacacTGGTTGAAGATGATCATGTATCAGCACTGAGCTTTACGACGGTTGGAGCTCTGAGGTGTCGCCAATGTCAATGCTGAGTTTAACTGCACAATGGATAGACGTGAATTTCAATTTACGTAAGGCAGTACTACAGGCACAGGAGTTCAGCACTTCCCATACAGCTGAGGCTATTTCAATAGcatttgaaaatatgtttgcAGCATGGAAAATTCCAAAGGAAAAAGTTCATGTCGTTATCAGGGATAATGCAAGAAACATAGCAAAGGCAATGCAAGAGTCCAGTTTACCAAGTTTACCTTGTGTAGCACATACACTCCAGCTTGTTGTGAACGAAGGACTGTTATCACAGCGCAGCGTGTCCGATTTACTGGCAGTGTCACGAAAAATTGTTGGGCACTTTAAACACTCTGCGTTGGCGTATTCTCGTCTTCAAAGGGTGCAGGCGTGCAGGCTCGGAATGCCTTGGAAGAGGTTACAGCAGGACGTACAGACAAGATGGAACAGCACTTAGTATATGCTGCAAAGCCTTTGGGAGCAGAAGCGTGCGCTTGGAGCATATGCTGCTGACCATGAAATCCCCACAACTCTCACTGTACAGCAGTGGGGGATGACGGAAAAAATAGTGATAGTTCTAGCACCATTTGAAGAACTAACTTGTCAACTGAGTTCATCCTTGGCCTCTGCTTCTGATGTCATCCCTTCCATTGTAGTTTTAAAAAGACTGTTGAGCAAAGTTTCAGATTCAGACTAAGGAGTAAAGACTATGAAACACACTTTGCTGGAAGCCTTGGAAACACGCTTTGAGAAAATTGAAACTGAACCTCTCTACTGCGTTGCAACCCTGCTGGACCCAAGATACAAGGACAGGTACTTCCCTGGTAATGACAAAAAGCTGCTGGCTACACAAATGCTGGTGACACACCTGGAAAACATGCAAGCCAAAGGGAATGAAACGGAACACACCTCAACGGAGCCTGCTTCGAAGAAACCAAAGCAAGCAGATGAAGGCACTACAAAACCCAGCCACAACCTGTGTTCGATGTACGATGAGATATTGGAAGAAAGTACCGGTGGGGTAGTAACTGATGCTATAAGCAGTAGTGTTATGCTTCAGAAACAAAGCTACATGAGGGAGCCCACACTTCAAAGACGTGGAGATAAGCTAAAATACTGGGAGACCAACAAGGGTCGTTTTCCCATTCTAGCTGAATCTGCAGGAAAGTTTCTGTCTGCCCCCTGCAGTAGCGTTGACAGTGAACGGCTGTTCAGTGCAGCTTCACATATTGTGGACGAAAAGAGAAACAGGCTAATGTGCGAAAAAGCAGAAATGCTACTATTTGTTAAGAAAAACCTTCCACTCACTTATTTACGCTAAATATATGAGTAAGCTATTGTATGATGGAGGCAAGAATGTAAATCGGATacagagaaaaatatatatataaatattaatattacttTACCAAAACGTTAAATTGGCTAATCTATcgtcgttgttgttgtttttgtgatgACAACGTTTCTACTAgtatacagtgtttttattttgtaattgtaacacCTTAATCTAGATATAAAGCATGTTTTATCTTGAAGGCAAAAGTGTTTTGATTTggccattttttaaaagtaaaagtttAAAAGTTCATATTTGTGTGGATTTTTGCTTCCAAATGTATCTAGAAGCAGTAAGGCAAAAATAAAAGTGTGCACGTTTtataaatgcaaacaaaaaaacttaGGTTAATTTACTTCAGTATTTTGAAATGACTTGCAGTATTACTTAATATTAAATCGGTA
This sequence is a window from Acipenser ruthenus chromosome 6, fAciRut3.2 maternal haplotype, whole genome shotgun sequence. Protein-coding genes within it:
- the LOC131737398 gene encoding uncharacterized protein K02A2.6-like, which gives rise to MDWRVLHQLTQTSCQRLCDVLEVHGTVFKEELGTLQGAKAKIYVDSNTNPRFFKPRSVPYAMKPKVEAELERLSKEKIIEPVQFSNWAAPIVPVLKPDGSVRICGDYKLTVNRVSKLEQYPIPKIEDLFAILAGGERFTKLDMSHAYQQVVLDEGSKEYVTINTHKGLFRYNRLPFGVSSAPAIFQRTMEGLLQGIPNVAIYLDDILVTGSTEKEHLQSLTTVLSRLEAAGLRLKRSKCTFLEKEVVFLGHKIDATGLHPVQDKVRAIQQAPAPKNVTELKAYLGLLNYYNKFLPRVSTLLTALYVLLRKDVKWMWGAKQQEAFEASKKLLQSSDVLVHYDATKELILSCDASPYGVGAVLSHRMPEGVEKPIGFVSRTLTEAEKNYSQLDKEGLGVIFGVQKFHNYIYGRHFTICTDHKPLITLLNEMKAVPQMASPRIQRWAVTLRAYEYTIQYKPGKDHGNADAFSRLPLPESPPAGRTEDRVLLMDHLDMPPVTASQIRAWIGKDPVLARVREYVLRGWPARVHETEMRPFFSRKDELSVLDGCILWAARMVIPKPGRVQILNQLHQAHPGSTRMKGLARSYVWWPKIDEDIEMQIKTCETCQIHQKAPAQAPLHPWEWPDKPWRRLHIDYAGPFLGKMFLVIIDAHSKWIDVYPSNTSTASATIEKLRHSFSTHGLPETIVSDNGTAFLSSEFQGFMKANGISHVTTAPYHPASNGLAERAVQTVKEYLKKTPGNTVEVKLARALFSYRITPQSTTGLSPAEMLMGRKLRSTLDLLQPDLKRKIQKRQLRVKERHDKHAKLRTFERGDLVYVRNFGPGERWISAIVQDSTGPVSYTAKLGNGQIVRRHVDQVREREKKYTPEESPAVIPIDQEITTGSQH